One Pectobacterium polaris DNA window includes the following coding sequences:
- a CDS encoding L-serine ammonia-lyase: MISVFDMFKIGIGPSSSHTVGPMKAGKQFVDELINQDRLTATTRIAVDVYGSLSLTGKGHHTDIAIIMGLAGNMPDTVDIDAIPGFIRDVEQRERLLLANGQHEVDFPREGGMVFRSENLPLHENGMTVTAFAGNKEIYSKTYYSIGGGFIVDAENFGKDSATDVSVPYTFNSAKEMLDHCKQSGLSLSGMVMRNELELHSRQDIDAYFADIWQTMRACIDRGMNTEGVLPGPLRVPRRASALRRMLVSTDKLSNDPMNVVDWVNMFALAVNEENAAGGRVVTAPTNGACGIVPAVLAYYDHFIEPVSPTIYIRYFLAAGAVGILYKMNASISGAEVGCQGEVGVACSMAAAGLAELMGASPEQVCVAAEIGMEHNLGLTCDPVAGQVQVPCIERNAIASVKAINAARMATRRTSEARVSLDKVIETMYETGKDMNAKYRETSRGGLAIKVQCD; encoded by the coding sequence GAAAGCCGGTAAGCAATTTGTCGATGAATTGATCAACCAGGATCGACTGACCGCAACCACGCGCATTGCCGTCGATGTGTATGGCTCGCTGTCGCTGACGGGTAAAGGCCACCATACGGATATCGCTATCATTATGGGTCTGGCGGGCAACATGCCAGATACCGTTGATATTGATGCCATTCCCGGTTTCATCCGCGATGTTGAGCAACGCGAACGCCTGCTGCTGGCTAACGGGCAGCACGAGGTAGATTTCCCACGCGAAGGCGGTATGGTTTTCCGCAGTGAAAATCTGCCGCTGCACGAAAACGGTATGACTGTCACCGCCTTTGCTGGCAATAAAGAAATTTATAGCAAAACCTATTATTCCATCGGTGGTGGCTTCATCGTTGATGCAGAGAATTTTGGCAAAGACAGCGCCACTGATGTATCCGTTCCCTATACGTTCAATTCCGCCAAAGAGATGCTGGATCACTGCAAACAGAGTGGCCTGTCGCTTTCTGGGATGGTGATGCGTAACGAGCTGGAGCTGCATAGCCGTCAGGACATTGACGCCTACTTTGCCGATATCTGGCAGACAATGCGTGCCTGTATCGATCGTGGCATGAACACCGAAGGTGTTTTACCCGGCCCGCTGCGCGTGCCACGTCGTGCCTCTGCGCTGCGCCGTATGCTGGTGTCTACCGATAAGCTGTCCAACGACCCGATGAACGTGGTGGACTGGGTCAATATGTTCGCGCTGGCGGTGAATGAAGAGAACGCCGCAGGTGGCCGTGTGGTTACCGCACCAACGAACGGTGCGTGCGGCATCGTCCCGGCAGTCCTCGCCTATTACGACCACTTCATCGAGCCGGTTAGCCCGACCATTTATATTCGTTATTTCCTCGCGGCGGGCGCGGTCGGCATTCTGTACAAAATGAACGCCTCCATCTCCGGTGCCGAAGTGGGCTGTCAGGGTGAAGTGGGCGTGGCCTGCTCCATGGCAGCCGCTGGACTGGCAGAACTGATGGGTGCGAGCCCAGAACAGGTTTGCGTCGCCGCCGAGATCGGCATGGAACACAATCTGGGCTTAACCTGCGATCCGGTTGCCGGCCAAGTACAGGTTCCGTGCATCGAACGTAACGCAATTGCTTCCGTTAAGGCGATTAACGCCGCCCGCATGGCAACCCGCCGCACCAGCGAAGCACGCGTCTCGTTAGATAAGGTGATTGAAACCATGTACGAAACGGGTAAAGACATGAACGCTAAATACCGCGAAACCTCACGGGGCGGACTGGCGATTAAAGTGCAGTGTGATTGA